GAGAAGAGGCCGTTACAAAGGAAATTTTGATAGCTGTCTTCTAACCTCGACAGAATGCATACATTGTAATTCCGGATTTTCTAGGAGGCTCGGAATGTGGGCTCATTATTGTGACATTGAAACATATGACATCAAAGTAAAATATAATTCCCTTCAAGCAATTTCCCTTCCTTTTGTAGTGTTTACACAGACGGTGTCTCTGTCAGCACCAGACAGTTTTGAAATCGGAGCTGACCTTTCCCTGCGGTGTGAAATCACGGATGGGACGGGATTATCCGATATTAACAGCATccaggtatggagatatccgATATTAACGATCTggtatggagatatcctatattaacgatcaggtatggagatatcctatatcAACAACaatcaggtatggagatatcctatattaacgactaggtatggagatatcctatattaacgatcaggtatggagatatcctatattaacgatcaggtatggagatatcctatattaacgatcaggtatggagatatcctatattaacgatcaggtatggagatatcctatattaacaatcaggtatggagatatcctatattaacgatcaggtatggagatatcctatattaacgatcaggtatggagatatcctatattaacgatcaggtatggagatatcctatattaacgatcaggtatggagatatcctatattaacgatcaggtatggagatatcctatattaacgatcaggtatggagatatcctatattaacgatcaggtatggagatatcctatattaacgatcaggtatggagatatcctatattaacgatcaggtatggagatatcctatattaacgatcaggtatggagatatcctatattaacgatcaggtatggagatatcctatattaacgatcaggtatggagatatcctatattaacgatcaggtatggagatatcctatattaacgatcaggtatggagatatcctatattaacgatcaggtatggagatatcctatattaacgatcaggtatggagatatcctatattaacgatctggtatggagatatcctatattaacgatcaggtatggagatatcctatattaacgatcaggtatggagatatcctatattaacgatcaggtatggagatatcctatattaacgatcaggtatggagatatcctatattaccaatcaggtatggagatatcctatattaacgatcaggtatggagatatccgatattaacgatcaggtatggagatatcctatattaacgatcaggtatggagatatcctatattaacgatcaggtatggagatatccgatattaacgatcaggtatggagatatcctatattaacgatcaggtatggagatatcctatattaacgatcaggtatggagatatcctatattaacgatcaggtatggagatatcctatattaacgatcaggtatggagatatcctatattaacgatcaggtatggagatatcctatattaacgatcaggtatggagatatcctatattaacgatcaggtatggagatatcctatattaacgatcaggtatggagatatcctatataacgatcaggtatggagatatcctatattaacgatcaggtatggagatatcctatattaacgatcaggtatggagatatcctatattaacgatcaggtatggagatatcctatattaacgatcaggtatggagatatcctatattaacgatcaggtatggagatatcctatattaacgatcaggtatggagatatcctatattaacgatcaggtatggagatatcctatattaacgatcaggtatggagatatcctatattaacgatcaggtatggagatatcctatattaacgatcaggtatggagatatcctatattaacgatcaggtatggagatatcctatattaacgatcaggtatggagatatcctatattaagGACaatcaggtatggagatatcctatattaacgaccaggtatggagatatcctatattaacgatcaggtatggagatatcctatattaacgatcaggtatggagatatcctatattaacgaccaggtatggagatatcctatatcAACAACaatcaggtatggagatatcctatattaacaaacgatcaggtatggagatatcctatattaacgatcaggtatggagatattCTATATTAACaatcaggtatggagatatcctatattaacgatcaggtatggagatattCTATATTAACaatcaggtatggagatatcctatattaacgatcaggtatggagatattCTATATTAACaatcaggtatggagatatcctatattaacgatcaggtatggagatatcctatattgacgatcaggtatggagatatcctatattaacgatcaggtacggagatatcctatattaacgatcaggtatggagatatcctatattaacgatcaggtatggagatatcctatattaacgatcaggtatggagatatcctatattaacgatcaggtatggagatatcctatattaacgatcaggtatggagatatcctatattaacgatctggtatggagatatcctatattaacaatcaggtatggagatatcctatattaaccatcaggtatggagatatcctatattaacgaTCATGTATGGAGATATCCGATCAGGTAcggagatatcctatattaacgatcaggtatggagatatcctatattaacgatcaggtatggagatatcctatattaacgatcaggtatggagatatcctatattaccaaatcaggtatggagatatcctatattaacgatcaggtatggagatatcctatattaaccatcaggtatggagatatcctatattaacgatcaggtatggagatatcctatattaacAATCTggtatggagatatcctatattaacgatcaggtatggagatatcctatattaaccatcaggtatggagatatcctatattaacgatcaggtatggagatatcctatattaacgactaggtatggagatatcctatattaacgactaggtatggagatatcctatattaacgatcaggtatggagatatcctatattaacgaccaggtatggagatatcctatattgacgatcaggtatggagatatcctatattaacgaCCAGGTgtggagatatcctatattgacgatcaggtatggagatatcctatattaacgatcaggtatggagatatcctatattaacgatcaggtacggagatatcctatattaacgatcaggtatggagatatcctatattaacgatcaggtatggagatatcctatattaacgatcaggtatggagatatcctatatcAACGAacaggtatggagatatcctatatcAACGATCAGGTGTGGAGATATTCTATATTAAcgatcaggtatggagatatcctatatcaacgatcaggtatggagatatcctatattaacTATCTGGTACGgatatatcctatattaacgatcaggtatggagatatcctatattaacgatcaggtatggagatatcctatattaacgatcaggtatggagatatccgATCAGGTAcggagatatcctatattaacgatctggtatggagatatcctatattaactatcaggtatggagatatcctatattaactatcaggtatggagatatcctatattaacgatcaggtatggagatatccaATATTAACCatcaggtatggagatatcctatattaacgatcaggtatggagatatcctatattaacgatcaggtatggagatatcctatattaacgatcaggtatggagatatcctatattaacatatcaggtatggagatatcctatattaacgatcaggtatggagatatcctatattaccaatcaggtatggagatatcctatattaccaatcaggtatggagatatcctatattaacatatcaggtatggagatatcctatattaacgatcaggtatggagatatcctatattaacgatcaggtatggagatatcctatattgACGATCATgtatggagatatcctatattaacgatcaggtatggagatatcctatattaacgatcaggtatggagatatcctatattaaccatcaggtatggagatatcctatattaacgatcaggtatggagatatcctatattaacgaccaggtatggagatatcctatattaaccatcaggtatggagatatcctatattaacgatcaggtatggagatatcctatattaacgaccaggtatggagatatcctatattaacgatcaggtatggagatatcctatattaacgatcaggtatggagatatcctatattaacgatcaggtatggagatatcctatattaacgaccaggtatggagatatcctatattaactatcaggtatggagatatcctatattaacgatcaggtatggagatatcctatatcaacgatcaggtatggagatatcctatattaacgatcaggtatggagatatcctGTATTAACGACAATCAGGTATGgatatatcctatattaacgaccaggtatggagatatcctatattaacgatcaggtatggagatatcctatattaacgaccaggtatggagatatcctatattaacgatcaggtatggagatatcctatattgacgatcaggtatggagatatcctatattaacgatcaggtatggagatatcctatattaacgatcaggtatggagatatcctatattaacgacaatcaggtatggagatatcctatattaacgatcaggtatggagatatcctatattgACGATCAGGTACGGAGATATCCGATATCGAcgatcaggtatggagatatcctatatcgacgatcaggtatggagatatcctatattaacgatcaggtatggagatatcctatatcAACAACAAACAGGTATTGATATGTGTAAattaatatgttgatatatttgtttatttgtacagTTTTACAGATATGCGAGCGTGGGTTCAGAGGAAACGAAAATCGTCTCCGTAGACTACAACCGAACGATTGATGGTAGTGTGGTTCAGTGGCAGGACGCTACGTTAGAATCACGTGGTACAGCTGCCGGTTACCTTGACAGCGTGATGTCCGCCAGTCTCGAACTCAACCTCACCCGGACCGAGTGTAACGACAGTTCCACCTATCGCTGTACAGCCTATGTTTTAACGTCAGGGGGCGTAGATGTTTTAAACGACGACAAAAGCATTGGTGCCATAGGTAATGATTCCACTACACAACAAATACAACAGAGGGGTTACATAACACAATAAACCTACAGCTATGTGATCAAAACATAGTGCACCTCATATTAAAGATATGTATGGTTGTCGCGCCATATACAAACAATCTAAGTATGTGTGACATTACGAACTCGTCGACGCGACATTATTGTTATGTTGCTGTGACGTCATTTATGATTAAATGAAAAGGCACCAAAATCGTGTCAAACCTGGGATGAGATAAAGAATAGGGGATTATCTAAtccctggacaggtgtatcgACCGATATactttttctcttaccctggacaggtgtatggACCGATATtctttttctcttaccctgggCAGGTTTATCGACCGATATTccttttctcttaccctggagAGGTGTATCGACCGATATTCCTTTTCTCttactctggacaggtgtatgGACCGATATTCCTTTTCTCttactctggacaggtgtatgGACCGATATactttttctcttaccctggacaggtgtatggACCGATATTCTATTTCTCTTACCATGGACAGGTGTATGGACCGATATTCTTTTTCTCTTACCATGGACAGGTGTATGGACCgatattatttttctcttaccctggacaggtgtatggACCGATATTCTTTTTCTCTTACCATGGACAGGTGTATGGACCgatattatttttctcttaccatGGACAGGTGTATGGACCgatattatttttctcttaccatGGACAAGTGTATGGACCGATATTCTATTTCTCTtacctggacaggtgtatcgaccgatattatttttctcttaccctggacaggtgtatggACCGATATTCTTTTTCTCTTACCATGGACAGGTGTATGGACAGAACCTTAGGTTGGAGATTTCTCTATTACACCCTTAAAGTAGGAGAAAGTTATATTCCAGTTATAGCTGTCACACAAGCGGATGACCAACATTCAAACTAATAACATAAACATGTGCTGTATCCGGAATCTGCACATGGCAAAATATCGTCGTCTTCAACAGAAGAAGCAACGTAAATAATGTCCTTCTCTGTCTTTTTCTCCTTTTAGCCTCTCCTACTGAGATGAATGATGTAACAGCCACGGCAATAACAGGAACAATAAGTGAAAGCGGGGTTGTGACCAATGAAACCATCTTAAATATCACCTGCAGTGGTTCTGTGGGTAGTCCTGCAGGAAACATCCGGTGGTGCTGGAAACAAGAGGGTACCACATACCAGGAAGTTACGTCAGGGGTTACAGAATATGCTGCCATGGCAACCGGAAACTGTCAACTCGAGAGATCATCCACTCTCGAGTATAACGTGACCGACGCTGATACCATGACAACGTTCCTGTGTGAAGTTAACGGCACCTATGCATGTGGTGGCGCCACCTACAAAAGTGAATTCTCTATaacaacaggtaaaca
This genomic stretch from Pecten maximus chromosome 13, xPecMax1.1, whole genome shotgun sequence harbors:
- the LOC117340218 gene encoding uncharacterized protein LOC117340218; translated protein: MLFLILFTSFQVQTGVFTQTVSLSAPDSFEIGADLSLRCEITDGTGLSDINSIQFYRYASVGSEETKIVSVDYNRTIDGSVVQWQDATLESRGTAAGYLDSVMSASLELNLTRTECNDSSTYRCTAYVLTSGGVDVLNDDKSIGAIASPTEMNDVTATAITGTISESGVVTNETILNITCSGSVGSPAGNIRWCWKQEGTTYQEVTSGVTEYAAMATGNCQLERSSTLEYNVTDADTMTTFLCEVNGTYACGGATYKSEFSITTEQASPDDGGASGANSLGGQWASVVLLMAVSVSWIF